A portion of the Leptospira kanakyensis genome contains these proteins:
- the fliD gene encoding flagellar filament capping protein FliD, whose product MPAYTMPGLMTGQNTNDIVKKLVELERRPIKRWETENEYSKAQVQIWGEVKNLTTNLQTKSRALVSFTAPFATKSVSSSEEGVITGEASRAAKSGNRALEITEMASKHQLSGVAVDTDIRLPEGSFTIYSGKSKETVTFPGGGLSELTNSIKNMAGGLADTSIIKIDKDSSILTVTSVKTGKKNELQFADPNGILKLAGLVGENKASAEDTKQLLSLDVLKSKVWDQTKFKKSETETEKLVQSEEGISIKPDTAFSIPVAVTEIKERAFLEVEIVGEAPAVMEMGIGFEKEGSVRNKFLPITKTESKYIFLAGDNASDKNLTAIILSNAATTPVLIKSVTLVTPPAPGTAEPLKVLQEGKDLKIKIDGVEITRETNDAIADVLEGISFNVHKVTEKPVTLKIHVDHAKGSALIKEWVDAYNELMKFSKEVTSVEKNGKISDKKESDDSKSADISRDFWDNKSKSGILAGENAILRLIASLKTTANSYYPATKENGFRVLTDIGISTGAVGSNWEKIQDGLLQIDQERLISVLSENPDGVRDLFASDPNNDAKMEEGVGIRLLEILKPYNQYASGIVTSKVKLLEESVAGNNKKIKEHESHLISFEAKLKQRFLYMEQGVGKNKSVGNYLQNNMFRGNGGE is encoded by the coding sequence ATGCCAGCATACACTATGCCGGGTCTGATGACTGGGCAAAATACAAACGATATCGTTAAAAAACTGGTCGAACTCGAACGTCGGCCCATCAAACGGTGGGAAACCGAAAACGAATATTCCAAAGCGCAGGTGCAAATTTGGGGTGAGGTGAAAAACCTAACCACAAATCTCCAAACCAAAAGCCGTGCCCTCGTTTCCTTTACCGCACCTTTTGCGACAAAATCGGTATCTTCTTCGGAAGAAGGGGTGATTACAGGGGAAGCCTCTCGCGCTGCCAAGTCCGGAAACCGAGCTTTGGAAATTACAGAAATGGCAAGCAAACACCAGTTATCTGGTGTTGCCGTTGATACAGACATTCGTCTTCCTGAAGGTAGTTTTACAATTTATTCAGGGAAATCAAAAGAAACAGTTACCTTTCCTGGTGGGGGACTGAGTGAACTCACAAATTCCATCAAAAATATGGCAGGTGGCCTAGCTGACACTTCCATCATTAAAATTGATAAAGACTCATCCATTCTCACCGTAACTTCTGTAAAAACTGGCAAAAAAAATGAACTCCAGTTTGCCGATCCCAATGGGATTTTGAAACTTGCAGGTCTTGTTGGTGAAAACAAAGCCAGTGCAGAAGACACAAAACAATTATTATCTTTAGATGTACTCAAATCCAAGGTTTGGGACCAAACCAAGTTTAAAAAGTCTGAAACAGAAACTGAGAAACTTGTCCAATCCGAAGAAGGAATCAGCATCAAACCGGACACTGCCTTTTCCATTCCTGTCGCAGTAACAGAAATCAAAGAAAGAGCTTTTCTGGAAGTGGAAATCGTGGGAGAAGCTCCTGCTGTGATGGAGATGGGAATTGGATTTGAAAAGGAAGGAAGTGTTCGAAACAAATTCCTGCCCATTACTAAAACAGAATCCAAATATATTTTTTTAGCTGGTGACAACGCTAGTGATAAAAATTTAACAGCGATTATACTGTCAAATGCAGCTACTACACCAGTTTTAATTAAATCAGTGACTCTTGTGACACCTCCGGCTCCAGGCACTGCGGAACCACTCAAAGTTTTACAAGAAGGGAAAGATCTTAAAATCAAAATTGATGGGGTGGAGATCACTCGTGAAACAAATGATGCCATCGCTGATGTTTTGGAAGGGATTTCTTTTAATGTTCACAAAGTTACAGAAAAACCTGTCACTTTAAAAATTCATGTGGATCATGCGAAAGGTTCAGCCCTCATCAAAGAATGGGTGGATGCTTATAACGAACTCATGAAGTTTTCTAAAGAGGTCACATCCGTTGAAAAAAACGGAAAGATCTCTGATAAAAAAGAAAGTGATGATTCTAAATCGGCAGACATCTCGCGCGATTTTTGGGACAACAAATCCAAATCGGGAATCCTTGCCGGTGAAAACGCAATCCTAAGACTCATTGCTTCTCTAAAAACAACAGCAAACTCATATTATCCGGCAACGAAAGAAAATGGATTCCGAGTGTTAACAGACATTGGAATTTCCACCGGGGCTGTGGGATCCAACTGGGAAAAAATCCAAGACGGACTTTTACAAATTGACCAAGAACGTCTCATCTCAGTCCTTTCGGAAAATCCGGATGGGGTTCGTGATTTATTTGCCTCTGACCCGAATAACGATGCGAAGATGGAAGAAGGTGTTGGGATTCGTTTACTTGAAATCCTAAAACCATATAACCAATACGCTTCTGGAATTGTCACAAGTAAGGTGAAACTTTTAGAAGAAAGTGTCGCAGGGAATAATAAAAAAATCAAAGAACATGAGTCTCATCTCATTAGTTTTGAGGCCAAACTGAAACAACGATTCCTCTACATGGAACAAGGTGTAGGTAAAAACAAATCAGTTGGAAACTATTTACAGAATAATATGTTTAGAGGGAACGGTGGGGAATGA
- the ppk1 gene encoding polyphosphate kinase 1 has translation MSSISTKGLGIYRIFSFPNPRIMTASPTEKIELGNQNIFFDRELSWVDFNHRVLEESFDKENPLLERLKFLCITESNLDEFFMVRVAGLLNLKSAGIEERSLNGKRTSETLAELYSKVGLFVKRQYEALGEILVELKENKIVVVQDPSELAGDDIQFVKNYYKREVSSILTPLAIDPSHPFPHILNRTLNLGITLYSDDDKNKAKELFAIVQVPSVLPRFLQLPPNKESDVRRYFPLEEIIKLHLGDLFYGMHVKQIHTFKIVRDADISINEEQNIGDLLATMKNELKNRMWGDAVRLDVHSGAGHIKELLQGLLELEEYQVMEIPTLLSLNDLMFFQGLEKTSHLKYSYPVPKSGFAAKKSESIFSEIRKNDHLLHHPYESFKSIEDMLKIASQDPKVLAIKMTLYRTSGDSPIIQYLGEAAENGKQVTVLVELKARFDEERNIRWAKKLEDSGVHVVYGVVGLKIHCKMLLIVRREDDKLNRYVHLGTGNYNSTTARFYTDLSLFTANPEITEDVAILFNTITSSGKMPRLSKIYAAPTFLKEEFLHLIQRETDNAKNGKQARVIFKMNSLVDPDIILKLYEASQAGVKIDLIIRGICCLRPGIPGVSDRINVRSIVGRYLEHSRIYSFENGGKPEVYLASADCMPRNFLRRIEVMFPILQDKHKKRIGKILELLLRDNTQARVLESDGSYTRLAPGDDDPAVNSQIDMVDI, from the coding sequence ATGTCGTCGATTTCTACAAAAGGATTAGGAATTTACAGAATTTTTTCCTTCCCAAATCCTAGAATTATGACTGCTAGCCCTACAGAAAAAATAGAACTGGGGAACCAAAATATCTTCTTCGACCGCGAACTTTCCTGGGTCGACTTCAACCACCGCGTTTTGGAAGAATCCTTCGATAAGGAAAACCCCCTTCTAGAACGCCTTAAATTTCTTTGTATCACTGAATCCAATTTGGATGAGTTTTTTATGGTTCGGGTTGCGGGCCTACTCAATTTAAAATCAGCAGGAATCGAAGAACGAAGCCTCAATGGCAAACGCACCTCCGAAACTTTGGCGGAACTTTATTCCAAAGTGGGTTTATTTGTCAAAAGACAATACGAAGCCTTAGGAGAGATCCTTGTTGAATTAAAAGAAAACAAGATTGTTGTAGTGCAAGATCCCAGTGAACTTGCTGGTGATGACATTCAGTTTGTAAAAAATTATTATAAACGAGAAGTGTCTTCCATCCTCACACCACTGGCAATTGATCCATCCCATCCTTTTCCCCACATTCTCAATCGGACTTTGAATTTGGGGATCACTCTGTATTCGGATGATGACAAAAACAAAGCAAAAGAATTATTTGCGATTGTCCAAGTGCCAAGTGTTCTCCCTCGATTTTTACAACTACCTCCAAACAAAGAATCCGATGTCAGAAGGTATTTTCCATTAGAAGAGATCATCAAACTCCATTTAGGTGACCTTTTTTATGGAATGCATGTAAAACAAATCCATACATTTAAAATTGTACGTGATGCTGACATTTCCATCAACGAAGAACAAAATATAGGCGATTTACTCGCCACAATGAAAAACGAATTAAAAAACCGGATGTGGGGTGATGCCGTTCGTTTGGATGTTCATTCCGGTGCTGGACATATCAAAGAACTATTACAAGGGCTTTTAGAACTAGAAGAATACCAAGTAATGGAAATTCCCACCTTACTTAGCTTAAACGATTTGATGTTTTTCCAAGGATTAGAAAAAACAAGTCACTTAAAATATTCTTACCCTGTTCCCAAATCTGGATTTGCTGCCAAAAAAAGTGAATCTATCTTTTCTGAAATTCGTAAAAACGATCACCTCCTCCATCATCCTTACGAAAGTTTTAAATCAATCGAAGATATGTTAAAGATCGCAAGCCAAGACCCTAAAGTTTTGGCGATCAAAATGACTTTGTATAGGACTTCCGGAGATTCTCCCATCATCCAATATTTAGGCGAAGCTGCCGAAAACGGAAAACAGGTTACCGTACTTGTAGAACTCAAAGCAAGGTTTGATGAAGAAAGAAACATTCGTTGGGCAAAAAAATTAGAAGATAGTGGTGTGCATGTTGTCTACGGTGTCGTAGGACTCAAAATCCATTGTAAGATGTTACTCATCGTACGCAGAGAAGATGACAAACTCAATCGCTATGTCCACTTAGGAACAGGAAATTATAACTCGACCACTGCTAGGTTTTATACAGATTTAAGTTTATTCACTGCAAATCCTGAAATCACTGAAGATGTGGCGATTCTTTTTAATACCATCACAAGTTCAGGAAAGATGCCAAGGCTTTCGAAAATCTATGCAGCTCCTACCTTTTTAAAAGAAGAGTTTCTTCATCTCATCCAAAGAGAAACAGACAACGCAAAAAATGGAAAACAAGCTCGTGTCATTTTCAAAATGAACTCACTTGTGGATCCAGATATCATTTTGAAACTGTATGAAGCCTCACAAGCCGGGGTTAAAATTGATTTAATCATTCGTGGGATATGTTGCCTGCGGCCCGGAATTCCGGGGGTTTCTGATCGAATCAATGTGCGTTCCATTGTGGGAAGATACCTAGAACACTCAAGGATCTATAGTTTTGAAAACGGTGGAAAACCAGAAGTATATTTGGCATCGGCGGATTGTATGCCAAGAAACTTCCTTCGCCGAATCGAAGTTATGTTTCCAATTTTACAAGACAAACATAAAAAAAGGATCGGGAAAATTCTCGAACTCCTACTCCGCGACAATACACAAGCTCGTGTTTTAGAATCAGATGGATCTTATACACGTTTGGCACCGGGGGATGATGATCCGGCGGTAAACTCTCAAATTGATATGGTAGATATTTAA
- a CDS encoding FAD-binding oxidoreductase, with translation MDFTKTKTDLSQLIGDKKVILKNDGTMDEALFNSYGTDRTKVYPPNYQVLVFPENTEDVANIVTYAYKNEIAIVPSGGRTGYAGGAVAKNGEIVISLSKMNQVVDFDPFLGTLHVQAGMITKNLHKEAEERGFYFPVDFAATGSSHIGGNIATNAGGVRVVHYGLVRDWVLGLTVVNGKGEVYRFNGEILKNNTGYDLKHLFIGSEGTLGIITEAVVKLTKPPKDIRVIFLAVPEYKNILEIFRETHNFDLPLLAFEFLTDYCLDKVKEHLGVPDPFQSPSKYYVLMEFEVGGETDEEKLYSILESITEKELITDGSIAQNSRQNETFWKYREGISESLSLAYTVHKNDISLPLRNMEAFLDEMTALLTNKYQGFHIALFGHIGDGNLHLNIVKPKDLSDAEFFSRCKQVDPEMFTLIQKFKGSISAEHGIGLLKKDYLSFSRSESEIDTMRAIKLAFDPKGILNPGKVL, from the coding sequence ATGGATTTTACAAAAACAAAAACTGATTTAAGCCAACTCATTGGTGATAAAAAAGTCATTTTAAAAAATGACGGAACTATGGACGAAGCCTTATTTAATTCTTACGGAACAGACAGAACCAAAGTTTATCCACCCAATTACCAAGTTTTAGTTTTTCCAGAAAACACAGAAGATGTCGCAAACATTGTTACTTATGCTTATAAAAACGAAATTGCCATAGTTCCTTCTGGGGGACGAACCGGTTATGCTGGTGGCGCTGTTGCTAAAAATGGGGAAATCGTCATTTCTCTATCTAAAATGAACCAAGTAGTTGACTTTGATCCTTTTCTCGGCACCTTACACGTACAAGCTGGCATGATCACAAAAAACCTGCACAAAGAAGCCGAAGAACGTGGTTTTTATTTTCCGGTAGATTTTGCAGCCACAGGCTCAAGCCATATCGGCGGAAACATAGCTACCAATGCCGGCGGTGTGCGTGTTGTCCATTATGGACTCGTTCGTGATTGGGTTCTCGGTCTCACCGTTGTCAACGGCAAAGGGGAAGTTTACCGATTTAACGGAGAAATTTTAAAGAATAATACTGGATATGACCTCAAACACCTGTTTATCGGTTCGGAAGGGACACTCGGAATCATTACAGAAGCAGTTGTCAAACTTACAAAACCTCCTAAAGACATCCGTGTTATTTTCCTCGCTGTGCCCGAATACAAAAACATTTTAGAAATCTTCAGAGAAACACATAACTTTGATTTACCACTACTCGCTTTCGAGTTTTTAACAGATTATTGTTTGGACAAAGTCAAAGAACACTTAGGAGTTCCTGATCCATTCCAATCACCTAGCAAATATTATGTTCTTATGGAATTTGAAGTGGGTGGCGAAACAGACGAAGAAAAACTTTATTCCATTTTAGAATCCATCACAGAAAAAGAACTCATCACCGATGGTTCCATTGCGCAGAACTCACGCCAAAACGAAACATTTTGGAAATATAGAGAAGGGATTTCTGAATCACTGTCTCTTGCCTATACAGTTCATAAAAATGATATCTCTCTTCCACTTCGCAATATGGAAGCATTCCTAGATGAGATGACGGCCCTACTCACAAACAAATACCAAGGATTTCATATTGCCCTTTTTGGCCATATCGGCGATGGGAACCTCCACCTAAATATTGTTAAACCAAAGGATCTTTCCGATGCTGAGTTTTTTTCGAGGTGCAAACAAGTAGATCCAGAAATGTTCACCCTCATCCAAAAGTTCAAAGGATCCATCTCTGCAGAACACGGGATTGGGCTTTTGAAAAAGGATTACTTGAGTTTTTCCAGATCCGAGTCAGAAATCGACACCATGCGGGCCATTAAATTGGCATTTGACCCCAAAGGGATTCTCAACCCTGGCAAAGTGCTCTAA